The Flavobacterium galactosidilyticum nucleotide sequence GGAACGTGGCTTAATCGTACTATAATTCGGATTATGCAGCTAAAGCGTAGTTATTTTCGCCGTGTAAAATGGTAAGATCTTATATTTACGAGCAAGGTCTCAATGCTCGACGTGCTTACTGATCAATTCGACTTGCTGTCAAAACCAGTCGACCCCTTTATTATTTCAAAAACCTAAATAGAATTTGAGTTTGCAAATGTACAGTTTTATTATTGAAATCTATATATTAAACTACTTTCGGTATGACAAAAATCATTCCTTTTTTATTCGTCACCTATTTTAAAAGGATAGTCGCCAAACAAAACCGATAATTTTCGGACATCGTACGTTTTACGGGTAAATTTATTGGATAATGCAATAATGGTAACTCCCTCTTTAGGTAAAGTAATATAAGATGAGGTGTTTCCGTGCCACCAACCGTTATGAAAGTAAAAATTTTGACCAGTTTCCCAGTTCACCATTCGTATACCAAGACCATAATTTTTTGTGCCTTTACGTTCATTGCTGTACGGTTTGTAAACCATCGCATTCAGTTCTGGCGTTAAAAAATTAGCTGCATTTCGAGCTCTGTCAAATTTCAACAAATCTCGTGGTGTCGAATATATATTCTTGTCTCCATAAACGGCATCTAAATAATCAGTACCTATTTCTACTTTGTTTCCTTTATAGGATGTTACAGCAGTGTCTTTATCCCTATTGTAGTTAAATACGTAGGTGTTTTTCATGCCCAATGGCTCGAAAATAATATTCTTCATTGCATCTTCGAACGATTGCTTGGTTATTTTTTCGATAATTAATGCCAACATGGCATAATTCGTATTGCAATAACTAAAACGAGTATCGGTCTTAAATTCCAGCCCAATATTTTTAGTTGCCATGATAGTCAAAATATCTTGATTAGTCAATATATTATGGCGGTCCCAGACTGTTTTATCGCGATCCGTAAAATAGGCGTAATTACGAATCCCGCTTCGGTGATTTAATAGCGTTTTAATCGTAACATCAGGATAAGGAAATTCCCTTAAAATCGTATTCACTTTTTGATCGAGATCAATTTTTTTTGCATTAATTAATTTCAAAATTGCAGTAGCTGTTATGACCTTACTAACTGATGCTAGATGAAGCGGAGTAGATTTAGTAATTAAAGTTTTTTCTCTGAAATTAGCATAGCCTTCATATCTTTCAAAAATAATCTGGCCGTTTTGTGCAACTAATATGCTTCCATTCGCACTGTTATTAGGCCAGTTTTTATTGTAAAAAGCCTCAATTTCATGTTTTTTAGTATTGCTGTATTCTGCGGTAAGTTTGGTTTCTGCCTTTTGTAATGGCTTCATTTTAGGCATGGTACTCTTCGGGAGTTCACCATCACTTAACTCAACTTTTTTTTTCTCTTTATTACAAGAACTTAAAACCAAAAAGAGCAGCGATATATGTAGTATATTTGTTTTTTTAATAAAATTCATTTCTGTGGTGCTAGAAACGCAAATATATAGAATCAATATCTTTTGATTCTTTGTTTTTTTAAACCTTAACACTATTTTATCAGAAGCCGTTGCTCACTATTTTTACAATAGTTCGTAAGTCGGTGGTTAGTAATTTGATAGTTATTAATTTTATGTAGAAAATAAATTCAATTTAGTTTTAATTGTTATATTTGTAACAAATGAATACTGTAAAGTTATATTAAATTAATTTTAAAGCGTGTATTACCTATGAAATTTGGAATTTTAAAAGAACGGAAAAATCCGCCTGATAGAAGAGTTGTTTTTTCTCCTAACGAATTATCAAGATTGAAGCAAGAATATCAAAATGTCTTTATAAAAGTAGAGCATTCTGATATTAGGATTTTCGACGATGCTCAATATAAGAATCTTGGAATAGAAGTAACTGATGATCTTAGTGATTGTGATGTATTAATTGGCGTAAAAGAAGTTCCTGTTGAAAATTTAATTCCTAATAAATCTTATTTCTTTTTTTCGCATACAATCAAGAAGCAACCTTATAATAGAAAGCTGTTGCAGGCAGTGTTAAATAAAAATATCGATTTGTATGATTATGAAACTATTGTTGATTCAGAAAACCGCAGATTAATTGGTTTCGGCAGATATGCTGGAATTGTAGGGGCATATAATGGTATTCGAGCTTTTGGGATTAAGTTTGAATTGTTCAAGTTACCAAAAGCGGAAACACTTTCAGGCAAAGAATCACTAATTAGTCATTTGAAAAGAGTGATCTTACCACCTTTAAAATTTGTAATTACTGGAACTGGCAAAGTGGGAAATGGTGCTAAAGAAATTCTAGATGCTATCAAAATCAAGGAAGTTTCGGTAGAAAATTATTTGACAAAAAATTATACTCAGGCTGTTTATACTCAAATTGATGTTTTAGAATACAACAAGCGTAAAGATGGTCAAGTTTTAGATTTTACTGATTTTTATCAAAATCCAACAGATTATGTTTCTGATTTTGAAAAATTCACCAAAGTTTCTGATATTTATATCACAGGACATTTTTATGGGAATGATGCTCC carries:
- a CDS encoding serine hydrolase domain-containing protein; translated protein: MNFIKKTNILHISLLFLVLSSCNKEKKKVELSDGELPKSTMPKMKPLQKAETKLTAEYSNTKKHEIEAFYNKNWPNNSANGSILVAQNGQIIFERYEGYANFREKTLITKSTPLHLASVSKVITATAILKLINAKKIDLDQKVNTILREFPYPDVTIKTLLNHRSGIRNYAYFTDRDKTVWDRHNILTNQDILTIMATKNIGLEFKTDTRFSYCNTNYAMLALIIEKITKQSFEDAMKNIIFEPLGMKNTYVFNYNRDKDTAVTSYKGNKVEIGTDYLDAVYGDKNIYSTPRDLLKFDRARNAANFLTPELNAMVYKPYSNERKGTKNYGLGIRMVNWETGQNFYFHNGWWHGNTSSYITLPKEGVTIIALSNKFTRKTYDVRKLSVLFGDYPFKIGDE
- a CDS encoding NAD(P)-dependent oxidoreductase, which produces MKFGILKERKNPPDRRVVFSPNELSRLKQEYQNVFIKVEHSDIRIFDDAQYKNLGIEVTDDLSDCDVLIGVKEVPVENLIPNKSYFFFSHTIKKQPYNRKLLQAVLNKNIDLYDYETIVDSENRRLIGFGRYAGIVGAYNGIRAFGIKFELFKLPKAETLSGKESLISHLKRVILPPLKFVITGTGKVGNGAKEILDAIKIKEVSVENYLTKNYTQAVYTQIDVLEYNKRKDGQVLDFTDFYQNPTDYVSDFEKFTKVSDIYITGHFYGNDAPVILTREMLKANDCKIKVVADVSCDIDGPIACTLRSSTIAEPIYGYLPDENKEVDVFHPAAIVVMAVDNLPCELPKDASEGFGEMFLGQVFPAFFNGDKDGILNRAKITENGKLTPRFSYLQDYVDGK